One genomic window of Megachile rotundata isolate GNS110a chromosome 12, iyMegRotu1, whole genome shotgun sequence includes the following:
- the Ras85D gene encoding ras-like protein 1 produces MTEYKLVVVGAGGVGKSALTIQLIQNHFVDEYDPTIEDSYRKQVVIDGETCLLDILDTAGQEEYSAMRDQYMRTGEGFLLVFAVNSAKSFEDIATYREQIKRVKDAEESMVPMVLVGNKCDLQQSWAVNMTQAREVARQYGVPFVETSAKTRMGVDDAFYTLVREIRKDKELSGKEKKRGKRTSNSGRRRHRCCLF; encoded by the exons ATGACAGAATATAAGCTTGTTGTTGTGGGAGCTGGAGGTGTTGGCAAGTCTGCACTGACGATTCAATTAATACAAAACCATTTTGTAGACGAATATGATCCCACTATCGAAGACTCTTATAGAAAACAGGTAG TCATAGATGGGGAGACATGTCTTTTAGATATATTAGACACAGCTGGTCAAGAGGAATATAGTGCAATGAGAGACCAGTACATGAGAACAGGAGAAGGATTTTTATTAGTGTTTGCTGTAAATTCGGCTAAAAGTTTTGAA GATATAGCAACATATAGGGAACAaataaaaagagtaaaagaCGCGGAAGAATCCATGGTGCCAATGGTATTGGTAGGAAATAAATGTGATCTTCAGCAGTCTTGGGCAGTAAATATGACACAAGCAAGAGAAGTTGCTCGTCAGTATGGTGTGCCTTTTGTTGAAACTTCTGCTAAGACGAGAATGGGAGTAGACGATGCTTTTTATACTTTG gtGAGAGAAATTCGGAAAGACAAAGAACTTAGCggtaaagagaaaaagagaggtaAGAGGACAAGTAACTCCGGCCGTAGGAGACATCGATGCTGTTTATTTTAA